From one Rosa rugosa chromosome 4, drRosRugo1.1, whole genome shotgun sequence genomic stretch:
- the LOC133744588 gene encoding protein LIM3-like — protein sequence MEMLNLPFMVLAAFAVIGILLSSEVDVVLGQACQGDIQGLMTQCAAYVRKGTLLPPTPSQGCCTAIRTLDIPCACQHMTKMVEQLVDMDKVVKVVRSCGIDIPRGMKCGSYTVPPSSG from the exons ATGGAAATGCTCAATCTTCCTTTCATGGTTTTGGCTGCCTTTGCGGTGATAGGAATTCTTCTCTCCAGTGAAGTCGATGTGGTTCTGGGGCAGGCTTGCCAAGGTGACATTCAAGGTCTGATGACGCAATGTGCAGCTTATGTTCGGAAGGGTACTCTATTGCCGCCAACGCCGTCTCAAGGATGCTGCACGGCAATCAGAACGTTAGACATTCCATGCGCGTGCCAGCACATGACGAAGATGGTCGAGCAGCTGGTTGACATGGACAAGGTGGTTAAGGTCGTTAGATCCTGTGGTATCGATATTCCTCGTGGAATGAAGTGTGGAA GTTATACAGTTCCACCGTCAAGTGGTTGA